Proteins encoded in a region of the Methanobrevibacter millerae genome:
- a CDS encoding RraA family protein, translating to MSIKPQDLLHNKKDLTKIKDIKDISLDNITIDDLTYDGQNYDEYINLNSFLNQVSSCQISDAYNQIARRSGVLYNLKSINNLKTWGRITTSKTNSDDWGTITLAIDEANDGDVLLVETSDMDAAIWGELASTCAKNNGLKATLVYGCVRDLDALLYMDYPIFACGFRPNAGSALGLGEINIDLELESIKISPGDFLYGDETGVVIIPKKLFNEVMNKTLEIKIKEKNIVDILNSGKSLSQVAGLR from the coding sequence ATGTCTATAAAACCTCAAGACTTATTACATAATAAAAAAGATTTAACTAAAATAAAAGATATAAAAGATATTTCATTAGATAATATTACAATTGATGATTTAACATATGATGGTCAGAATTACGATGAATACATTAATCTGAATTCATTTCTAAATCAGGTTTCAAGTTGTCAGATTTCCGATGCATATAATCAAATTGCCCGCAGATCAGGAGTATTATATAACTTGAAATCTATCAATAACTTAAAGACTTGGGGTAGGATTACTACTTCCAAAACGAATAGTGATGACTGGGGAACTATCACTTTAGCTATCGATGAGGCGAATGATGGTGATGTATTGCTTGTTGAAACCAGTGATATGGATGCGGCAATCTGGGGCGAACTGGCTTCCACATGTGCAAAGAATAATGGCCTTAAGGCGACACTGGTTTATGGATGTGTGCGTGATTTGGATGCATTGTTATATATGGATTATCCTATTTTTGCATGTGGTTTTAGACCAAATGCAGGGTCTGCTTTGGGATTGGGTGAAATTAACATTGATTTGGAATTGGAATCTATTAAAATTTCTCCTGGCGATTTCTTATATGGTGATGAAACCGGCGTGGTTATAATTCCTAAAAAATTGTTCAATGAAGTCATGAACAAAACCTTGGAAATTAAGATTAAAGAAAAAAATATTGTTGACATTTTAAATTCAGGCAAGTCTTTATCTCAGGTGGCAGGGTTGAGATAA